From Actinopolymorpha cephalotaxi, one genomic window encodes:
- a CDS encoding BKACE family enzyme, whose product MPTLITVAPTGAETTKEACPTLPTTLPELVETARRCQDAGAAMIHLHIRDAEHRPTLDVGRLRAAVAAVRAETDLVVQLSTGGAVTDPFEDRLRVLDAEPDSCSLTMGTVNFGDDVFTNPWPFVTRLYELTQEREVVPEFELFDLGHVAALHRLLDTYGLPYGGRVHADLVMGVPGGMPGDAATLVAAVQALPEAVTSWSATGIGRTTLAVALAALSCGGHLRVGMEDTLNFARGRPVRHNDELVARAARLAGLAQRPPMSPGEARDLLNVKPR is encoded by the coding sequence ATGCCGACCCTCATCACGGTCGCCCCGACCGGGGCGGAGACCACGAAGGAGGCGTGTCCGACCCTGCCGACCACGCTGCCGGAGCTGGTCGAGACCGCCCGGCGCTGCCAGGACGCCGGGGCGGCGATGATCCACCTGCACATCCGCGACGCCGAGCACCGGCCCACGCTCGACGTCGGCCGGCTGCGGGCGGCGGTCGCGGCCGTACGCGCCGAGACCGACCTGGTGGTCCAGCTGTCCACCGGCGGCGCGGTGACCGACCCGTTCGAGGACCGGCTGCGGGTGCTGGACGCCGAACCCGACTCGTGCTCGCTGACGATGGGCACGGTCAACTTCGGTGACGACGTGTTCACCAACCCGTGGCCGTTCGTCACCCGGCTGTACGAGCTCACCCAGGAGCGGGAGGTCGTACCGGAGTTCGAGCTGTTCGACCTCGGCCACGTCGCGGCGCTGCACCGGCTGCTGGACACCTACGGCCTGCCGTACGGCGGCCGGGTGCACGCGGACCTGGTGATGGGCGTCCCCGGCGGGATGCCCGGGGACGCGGCCACCCTGGTGGCGGCGGTCCAGGCGCTGCCGGAGGCGGTGACGTCGTGGTCGGCGACGGGTATCGGCCGGACGACGCTCGCGGTCGCGCTGGCCGCGCTCAGCTGCGGCGGTCACCTTCGGGTCGGCATGGAGGACACGCTGAACTTCGCCCGGGGCCGGCCGGTACGCCACAACGACGAGCTGGTCGCCCGGGCGGCCCGGCTCGCCGGGCTGGCCCAGCGGCCGCCGATGTCGCCGGGCGAGGCGCGCGACCTGCTCAACGTCAAGCCGCGGTAG
- a CDS encoding asparaginase, which produces MSSQPPQPAHLPVVAEVVRSGFVECRHHGSVVVLDADGSTALAVGDVESPIYPRSANKPMQAAGMLHSGLDLEGELLALATASHSGEEFHVAGVRRILAGAGLTEDDLRCPPDWPAGEAARDALVRAGGEPARVTMNCSGKHAAMLATCVAAGWPTQTYLDPGHPLQKAIRESVERLAAEKVAHTGVDGCGAPLFALSLTGLARGFQAMALAPEDSPEGRLVAAVRAHPAYVSGSTRDEAALIGATPGLFAKSGAEACYAVALPDGRTVALKIEDGGQRARPVVMAAALRRLGVTNAVVEEQAYAVQTGGGVPVGEVRAVGF; this is translated from the coding sequence ATGTCGTCTCAGCCCCCGCAGCCTGCCCACCTGCCCGTGGTCGCCGAGGTCGTCCGCTCCGGCTTCGTGGAGTGCCGCCACCACGGCTCGGTGGTGGTGCTGGACGCGGACGGTTCGACCGCGCTCGCCGTCGGTGACGTGGAGTCGCCGATCTACCCCCGCTCGGCCAACAAGCCGATGCAGGCGGCCGGCATGCTGCACAGCGGCCTGGACCTCGAGGGCGAGTTGCTGGCACTGGCCACCGCGAGCCACTCGGGCGAGGAGTTCCACGTCGCCGGCGTACGCCGGATCCTGGCCGGCGCCGGGCTCACCGAGGACGACCTGCGCTGCCCGCCCGACTGGCCGGCCGGCGAGGCCGCCCGGGACGCGCTCGTGCGGGCCGGCGGTGAACCCGCCCGGGTGACCATGAACTGCTCCGGCAAGCACGCCGCGATGCTCGCGACCTGTGTCGCGGCCGGCTGGCCCACACAGACCTACCTCGACCCGGGTCACCCGTTGCAGAAGGCGATCCGGGAGTCGGTGGAACGCCTGGCGGCGGAGAAGGTCGCGCACACCGGGGTGGACGGCTGCGGCGCCCCGCTGTTCGCGCTCAGCCTCACCGGGCTGGCCCGGGGGTTCCAGGCGATGGCGCTGGCGCCGGAGGACTCGCCCGAGGGGCGGCTGGTGGCCGCGGTCCGTGCCCACCCGGCGTACGTCAGCGGCAGCACCCGGGACGAGGCGGCACTGATCGGTGCGACGCCGGGACTGTTCGCCAAGAGCGGGGCCGAGGCCTGCTACGCGGTCGCCCTGCCGGACGGCCGTACGGTCGCGCTGAAGATCGAGGACGGCGGTCAGCGGGCACGCCCGGTGGTGATGGCCGCGGCGCTGCGCCGGCTGGGCGTCACCAACGCCGTCGTGGAGGAGCAGGCGTACGCCGTGCAGACCGGCGGCGGGGTCCCGGTCGGTGAGGTCCGCGCCGTGGGTTTCTGA
- a CDS encoding helix-turn-helix domain-containing protein: MKVRSIGPLGDYLREQRRNAELSLRQLADLAGVSNPYLSQIERGVRKPSAEVLQQLAKALRVSAEVLYVRAGLLDPTEGDGEQDISVEMAIHADPILSVRQKRVLLDIYSSFRREADEEETSEPERESTTQNRAVRHARQED; the protein is encoded by the coding sequence ATGAAGGTCCGGTCCATCGGCCCCCTCGGCGACTACCTGCGGGAGCAGCGACGCAACGCCGAGCTATCCCTGCGGCAGCTCGCCGACCTCGCCGGGGTGTCCAATCCCTACCTCAGCCAGATCGAGCGCGGTGTGCGCAAACCCTCCGCCGAAGTGCTCCAGCAGCTTGCCAAGGCGCTGCGGGTGTCCGCGGAGGTTCTCTACGTCCGGGCCGGACTGCTCGACCCCACAGAGGGTGACGGCGAGCAGGACATTTCGGTCGAGATGGCCATTCACGCCGACCCAATTCTCTCGGTACGCCAGAAGCGGGTCCTGCTCGACATCTACTCGTCGTTTCGCCGTGAGGCCGACGAGGAAGAGACCAGTGAGCCGGAACGCGAGAGCACTACCCAGAACCGGGCTGTACGTCACGCCCGTCAGGAGGACTGA
- a CDS encoding DUF2516 family protein — protein sequence MYAPTTIVGYLTIALWLILLVMKAFALGDAVMRPAQAFPAVDKQTKPLWLILTGLALLIHLIPQFGSPIGLLNIAGTVAAAVYLVGVRPAVREVGGGRGGRGGGSSGGW from the coding sequence GTGTACGCACCCACCACGATCGTCGGCTACCTCACGATCGCGCTCTGGCTCATCCTGTTGGTCATGAAGGCGTTCGCTCTGGGTGACGCCGTGATGCGGCCGGCGCAGGCGTTCCCGGCCGTCGACAAGCAGACCAAGCCGCTCTGGCTGATCCTCACCGGCCTCGCCCTGCTGATCCACCTCATCCCGCAGTTCGGGTCGCCGATCGGCCTGCTGAACATCGCCGGCACGGTCGCAGCGGCCGTCTACCTCGTCGGTGTCCGGCCTGCCGTCCGCGAGGTGGGCGGCGGCAGGGGTGGCCGGGGCGGCGGATCCTCCGGCGGCTGGTGA
- a CDS encoding alpha/beta fold hydrolase — protein sequence MTAPDDDARLPYVLTGAGRPTTVFAPGLGGSVEQTRPFGSGVRGTRAFLDHDEDDAAQSLTYADLAADVRGVADGTGATRAVGVSLGAGAILQLLAATPDRFECAVLVLPAALDRPRPALVAARMRAAAEKADRGDVEAVAAALRDLQPAAVRDRPDVVAWSRDRAQVLAGPAFARVLRAFADQRPLADRGVLAHCTAPVLVVGQEGDDAHPAPVARETAAALPNAELVVFPPGGLLWEYRARTRARISGFLNGTAEVDAEVDAEVDVDGPGVVGDLP from the coding sequence GTGACCGCCCCGGACGACGATGCCCGCCTGCCGTACGTCCTGACCGGCGCGGGCCGTCCCACCACCGTCTTCGCCCCCGGGCTCGGCGGCTCCGTCGAGCAGACCCGGCCGTTCGGCAGCGGGGTGCGGGGCACCCGGGCGTTCCTCGACCACGACGAGGACGACGCTGCGCAGAGCCTCACCTACGCCGACCTGGCCGCCGACGTGCGCGGGGTCGCCGACGGCACCGGGGCGACCCGCGCGGTCGGCGTCTCCCTCGGAGCGGGCGCGATCCTGCAGCTGCTGGCCGCGACACCGGACCGGTTCGAATGCGCCGTCCTGGTGCTGCCGGCCGCCCTGGACCGCCCTCGCCCCGCACTGGTGGCCGCTCGGATGCGGGCCGCGGCCGAGAAGGCCGACCGTGGTGACGTCGAAGCCGTGGCCGCGGCGCTGCGGGACCTCCAGCCCGCTGCAGTCCGTGACCGTCCCGACGTCGTGGCCTGGTCCCGGGACCGCGCACAGGTGCTGGCGGGCCCGGCGTTCGCGCGGGTGCTGCGGGCGTTCGCCGACCAGCGGCCGCTCGCCGACCGCGGCGTACTCGCCCACTGCACGGCACCGGTCCTGGTGGTCGGCCAGGAAGGCGACGACGCCCATCCGGCACCCGTCGCGCGGGAGACGGCGGCGGCACTTCCGAACGCGGAACTCGTGGTGTTCCCGCCCGGCGGCCTGCTCTGGGAGTACCGGGCGCGGACCCGTGCGCGGATCAGCGGGTTCCTCAACGGCACAGCCGAGGTGGATGCCGAGGTGGATGCCGAGGTGGACGTCGACGGGCCCGGCGTTGTCGGTGACCTCCCGTAG
- a CDS encoding alanyl-tRNA editing protein, whose amino-acid sequence MTTADFDRHGRTHRLELTDQSVREWDATVLAAGAEDGIVLDRSAFYPGGGGQPPDEGVLLWGGVRTRIVGVRKGDDLALLPHEDDPIPPVGTSVRGALEDVRRTSLMRTHSALHLLGGVVFRDFGALITGSNMNPLEGRLDFNLDTLPEGFRDRITEAANTEVAADRAIEVRVLPRAEAFALPDIIRTATNLVPADVEVVRLVDITGLDVQADAGTHVASTRSIGEIEIAKVENKGRGFRRVRLRLRPDQA is encoded by the coding sequence ATGACCACAGCCGACTTCGACCGCCACGGGCGCACGCACCGGCTCGAGCTCACCGACCAGAGCGTCCGGGAGTGGGACGCCACCGTTCTCGCCGCCGGCGCCGAGGACGGCATCGTGCTCGACCGGTCGGCGTTCTATCCCGGTGGCGGCGGCCAGCCACCCGATGAGGGCGTGCTGCTGTGGGGCGGCGTGCGCACCCGGATCGTCGGTGTGCGCAAGGGCGACGACCTCGCCCTGCTCCCGCACGAGGACGACCCGATCCCGCCGGTCGGCACGTCCGTGCGCGGTGCGCTGGAAGACGTACGCCGCACCTCGTTGATGCGCACCCACTCAGCACTCCACCTGCTCGGCGGCGTGGTGTTCCGCGACTTCGGAGCCCTGATCACCGGGTCCAACATGAACCCCCTCGAGGGGCGGCTGGACTTCAACCTGGACACCTTGCCCGAGGGGTTCCGCGACCGGATCACCGAGGCGGCCAACACCGAGGTGGCCGCCGACCGGGCGATCGAGGTGCGCGTGCTGCCGCGGGCGGAGGCGTTCGCGTTGCCCGACATCATCCGCACCGCCACCAACCTCGTTCCCGCCGACGTGGAGGTGGTCCGGTTGGTCGACATCACCGGTCTGGACGTCCAGGCCGACGCCGGCACCCACGTGGCGTCGACGCGGAGCATCGGCGAGATCGAGATCGCGAAGGTGGAGAACAAGGGCCGCGGCTTCCGCCGGGTGCGGCTGCGGCTGCGCCCCGACCAGGCCTGA
- a CDS encoding DUF6069 family protein: protein MTEHPRPPVPTEERHLPEVDAGRLWAGGLATALVAALIVIVAAFVIQAFVTIPVVPPLGATHLGDMVTLAYALLAALAAIAATGLLHVLLVATPRPLLFFSWIVALTTVVAVVTPFLAAATRNSQLVTAAINLVVGIAILSLLNGVGLSAVRRP from the coding sequence ATGACCGAGCATCCGAGGCCTCCGGTGCCGACGGAGGAGCGCCACCTCCCGGAGGTGGACGCGGGACGGCTGTGGGCCGGTGGCCTGGCCACCGCGCTGGTGGCGGCGCTGATCGTGATCGTCGCCGCGTTCGTCATCCAGGCGTTCGTCACCATTCCGGTCGTACCACCCCTGGGTGCCACGCACCTGGGCGACATGGTGACTCTCGCGTACGCCCTGCTGGCGGCCCTGGCCGCGATCGCCGCCACCGGGCTGCTGCACGTGCTCCTGGTGGCCACTCCGCGCCCGCTGCTGTTCTTCTCCTGGATCGTGGCGCTCACCACCGTCGTCGCGGTGGTCACGCCGTTCCTGGCCGCCGCGACCCGCAACAGTCAACTCGTCACAGCCGCCATCAACCTGGTGGTCGGTATCGCCATCCTGTCGCTGCTGAACGGCGTCGGGCTTAGTGCTGTGAGGCGCCCGTGA